In a single window of the Magnolia sinica isolate HGM2019 chromosome 7, MsV1, whole genome shotgun sequence genome:
- the LOC131251796 gene encoding auxin-responsive protein SAUR76-like → MAKGGKLAKLKCMIKKWQSASKLGRTNSSISANDDYDGSWRAAPAGQVDGLQAVYVGKSRRRYLISSHLVDHPLFRELADRSSPGGPNDAMIVGCEVVLFEHLLWMLENADPQPESLDELVEFYAC, encoded by the coding sequence ATGGCGAAAGGTGGGAAGCTTGCTAAGCTGAAATGCATGATCAAGAAATGGCAGTCAGCCAGCAAGCTTGGCCGTACGAACAGCAGCATCTCTGCCAACGATGACTACGACGGGTCGTGGCGGGCCGCGCCGGCGGGTCAGGTTGACGGGCTCCAGGCAGTCTATGTCGGAAAGTCTCGGAGACGGTACCTCATCAGCTCCCACCTTGTCGACCACCCGCTCTTCCGGGAGCTCGCTGACAGGTCATCACCAGGTGGGCCCAACGACGCTATGATCGTTGGCTGTGAGGTTGTGCTCTTTGAACACCTGCTCTGGATGCTGGAGAATGCCGATCCGCAGCCGGAGTCTCTTGATGAGCTCGTCGAGTTCTATGCATGCTGA